ctagtcacATGTTGCCACGTGTCATTCTTCTGTCCCTGGTGATGCCAAAATGTTAATTTTCCAGTGGCTGAgattcgaacccaggtggcGGTACTCACAGCTGTAAGCCCTTTACCACTAGAGGTAGAAACCCCGGTCTGACAAGTTTGAGGATGAAGATTTTAACAGAAAATAACAGAATTATGCACAAGAAAAATTAAGCGGTTCTTGTTCCCCTTTTCACGTTATAGTTTTGCTCTGTAAAGTGGATAATAAACGTAGAACCCAAAACCCCTTTCACATCTCTTTTATTCTTAACGCCAGTTTATTTCTATAAAGAGACTGAATCTTCTTCTATGTAGGTAGATCCCAAAGCCCCATTTAGAGTTCTATCTCTTTGTCAAAGATGTCCCAGCCATCTTCCAGGAGCTCCTTACGTTCGTCCTCTTTTCCCTCGTTAACTGAAGCTTCTGCGCTCTTGTTGTTGCCTGAGGCTTCAGGTGCTTCATAAGATAGGTCAAGAGGCTTCTCCAGCAACAAGCTCTTCATGGATGATACAGAAGAAGCCAGTTTACAGCTTGTCTGGCTTGAGGTGATTGATTGGCTCAACGGCACACCATTGTCGAATTTCTCTTTCAAGAGCCGGATGTCTTTACAGATCACATAGATTTCTCCTCTGCTCGAAAGGAAGAACCAAGAGAGCAAAGACATGTTAAGACCATCAATATTCAGATAAGACTCACCATAAGAGACTGAGCATTTACTCTAACAGCACAATAGATAAACAGATTCTAGAGTTCAAAAGTTGCTAAAAATCTTAATGCTTCACAAGGCGATAAATGTAACTTATTAGTGATGAGTTAGGAGGACTTACTGTAAAGAATCAACAATCCGACCACGATCCATAAGGAACTCTCGCAGCTGCAGACACATAACAAGATATGTTATAATAAGTTGCGACTTCAAAATCATTCTATCAATCAAAAAGGTAGTGATGTTACCTTGGAGTTTTCCTCAGCCTCCTTCTGTAGAAGCTTTGATTCTTGGACaactttatccatgattgcttcttgctCATCAAGCGCCTTTCGTGCAGAACCTTCTTTCTCTTGGATCTCTTTCTCAGCAGCATTTTTAATCTCCAGGGCTGCCGCTAGTCTCATTTCGAGAACTCCACGCATCTACAAGTAGAAAACAAACAACCAGCTAAGTCATCAAGCAAGGAATATTAGGATAACATAAAGGGTATGACTTGTACGGACCTCATCAAGAACAGAAAGAGACTTGTCACGTTCTTCTGATAAGCTGAGCAAGCGATTCTCAAGCTCGTTAACTTCAGTGGCTAAAACTGACCTCTCCCCATAAACTTCTCCAGCATCCTGTGtacattaaaaatgattaattcCCCAATAAAAGTGTAAGCACATTAGCAAAGGCTTATCAGCTAAATGAAGTTACCATGTCATTCCCCTCCTTGGCATGTGCCAGGATCTTCTTCAGGTCCTCAACCTTTTTAAGGGTATCAAAGCCTCCTCTAGTAGCGTCTTCCTTCACCTTCTCTGCATCCTTCTCTTGAAGCTCAACTTCTCTCATCAGATTCATAATCGATTCCATCACAATGAACAAAGTTTTCTACAcaataacaaaatacaaataagaAACGATATTATATAATTTCGTCAAGGAAACACAATACCAAAACACACCTTGTTACTTTTGGCATCCTCAATGATCTGTTCGAGGTGATCGATTTTGCATCCCTGAGTTGATCTGCAAACACTAGAGCGAAAAGCACCAGCCAGCTCTGAATCGCCATTTTCAACTTCCAATGAACCCTTCGAAGTCTCTTCCACAAGAACTGAGCCACTCAACTCTGCATCACTCAATGAACCACTTGCAGCCTCTCCCACATCATCTGAACACTTGGGATGTTTCAGAGTAGATTTGGAAGTGTCTGCTAAAGGACAAATCAGCTTATCCCCAACATGTTTTGGAACTGCGCTTGTGCTTGACTCTGCTTGATTACCTGTCAAGTGAAAATCAATACCTTCCCAACAATCACTAGTCAACTTCGTTCCCGACAAAGAGAAGGTAGGGGGAGCTGAGGAAATCACTCCAGACTCAATCCCGATCAGCGCTTTGCTCTGGATATCAACATTGCCATTGGGCATCACTTTCAACAACTGGGTCCTTGTTTCTGACGAAGATACAGTTcctgaagaagaggaagcaCCAGTCTCTGAACCAGTCAAGGCACCATTTGGCATATCACGTCCTACAGCATTTACAACCGCCATTTTCATCAGCATATAGAAAAAATAACGGTGCAAATACAAAAGTAACTCAATCAAACTTTCAAATGTACCAAAAGGGTTTTTAATCTTAATTAATAGAAAAGAACCAAGTACCTTTGTTGTCTGGGACCTTCACTGCTGGTGTCTTGTTGTTCTCAGGTTGGGTGGAACTATCGTCAGGGAAAAACTTGGGAACAATCTCAGAGATAACAACAGCAGCAGCAAGATCAGCATCTTTAGGGTGCTCAATAGCAACAGCTTTTAAAATCCTCGCATCAATCTGCATCAATCACATTAAACGTTGGTTTTAAAAACAGACACCAAAAGATGACCCACAATCTACAAGTTAATTAAACATCATCTAGGAGGACGTGAGATTCAATCATAGCATAGTATATACAGAATCATCAAAAtgagattataaaaaaaaaaagatgagagCTTTTTTCTACCTGGGGGAATAACTCGGTGAGAGATCGAAAGACGATTTTGGAACCCATCAGTGAATTATGAGATCAAATCTgcaattataaagttttatgtttttaggGTTGGCAACGAAACAATACaattaaaaaccctaatttttaagGATGCGAGTGCTGATCAAAAAAGCAAGCAACCCTATATATTCCCATCTTTCTGGATTTATAATAGAGGCTGAAACTAGGAGCTGGTGATAACGAGATTTTGAACAAGAATCCGAGAAAAAGgcagagaagaagatgaaacggACCTTCCCAGATTTTGACAGAGCAAAAAGGAGAACGGAAAAGGCGCAAATTCGGATTGagtccttttttattttattttttgagagtTGTGAGAAGTTATTTTTGAGAAGAAGACCGAACCCAAGTATAGGATTGGAGGTAACTTAGGCGGCtaagaaacagagagagaggcTAGTTTTGTTATTTGCTCGCAAAATATAAGGGTATTTTTGTCAACTTATTGAATTGAGACCGACGTCGATTATTATTAGCGGAGGCCTAACTTGATGCGGGCTTCGGCCcatttattgttttttggtGATTAATTTCTATTTCTTGTCGAAATAAAAAGTGGGAGAAGGGAAACAagttgttaaaataaaataaaagaatcctCAGTATATTAAGAGCAATTCTTCGCatagttatttttttagtttttgtcacaaaaataattttcaatgaagaaaatgaccaccaaaatagtcttttttattttgaaatttttaatatttattttttactttttaaaatttgaaaccatatctTCAAAACtacaccccttaactctaaaccctaaaatctagaTTATTTAACTCTaatgtataaatgtatatttaccctttaaaaaaattattttggtcataTTCCTCTTTAaggactatttttgtgacaaaaacttaaaaaatgttatcCCAGAGAGTTTTTCATATATTAATCctggagcattacaacatgttttcatagacacgtgtcatcactacgatgattcttagaatccttaaaaaataatttggtctatataaatatatattataatttttgtcaaactaactatcaaattgattagcAGTGTACAAAGAATATTTTCAAtactttcattaaataaaagctacggaatactctaatatatatggcaattaatgattatgaataatacatatttgataataatttttgtattctttctctcttgtttaattttatattattaaaagaaattaaaaatcacataaagcatataataaaaaatttggatttttttatatgttatatcttgaatttttttaaaacgactataaattaataaaaacggtaaaagtcccacattgaatttttttatgatcaatggtttaactctTTTTTGTTCAATCAAGATACTGATGATCGTGAATCGTATGAATATAAAGTGTCATTaatagatatttttatatatatcatttaaattaaattatataatatacatatatatatgttaatttcaaattttgcattgaaaaattattgagatcttaatattttaattttaaaattttatattgaaaaatctcacattaaaagttttgtgattaacggtttaaaattttatacagtaaatatacaaatgttaataaaaaatatatgagtaggaagtgtcaataataaatatttatattaaaatatactatatatctatgtcaatatcactaaaatttaattatatatcatatcaagtaaataaaataattattttgatttatttaccaaaaatatgattataagtaaacaaaatgtattgatttatgtgattactctaatgtatatagttttatgtatacaaattaattttttaaataggcGGTTTccaatatgttatttgatcctcACAATCCCAGAAATACAATTTCTTCAAAtcaaagtgatttttaatattggaagcactatatatatatatatatatatatattatttcattcagattaaataatttagtcttgatttttattcctaaaaagcttttaatgtaatatcatgacaagattgTAATCaccttttttttagttttttcgaatgagagatttgatcattcatctaatatttgtttcttccaATACTctatctagctattataattgtaagaatgagtgatttgaactatttattataagtttttggtttatcgtttaataaatcaaacagttcttagtttatacatagtttacatataatagaatgataaaatattatatatttatttttataggtGTATTCTTAAGTAATCAAACCTCAAAAGcgtaggttaataaaataagtaacttGCTTTATTGTTCTAGAATTAGGTGATTTTTAGATCggactggtgaatatatactagacatacatttatatttcgagtctacgcttatattttataacaatttgatatattaaattttaacgCTAGCCTTTGAATAGAGTTTTccggtgattttcttcaaaaatttgattcttagatatgtatctggagtgtAACTAATTTTTACCTATgtccatctttttaaaattGACATTTATGTAATTCACTGAATTCACATACgaagttaaaatattaatcCTTAACCCTTATTAAAATGTATAGCAAGTTTTTTGTATCACAAAATAGcactttaaaatattatttattaaagagcaaaaatactattttagcattaacatataatacattttgtataaataaaaatttccagttatctatttaaaataaataaataataatactcTTAATTCTACCCTAGATCCTAAACATTAAACAATAACTCATAAAACCATATCTTTTAAATCTAAACTCTAGTTCCTAGACATGTAACCTTTAGGATATGTGTATTTATATCTGAATGTTAATTTGTCATTTCTCTTTTTATATGCTATTTTTGgaacaaatacaaattttagtGCTATCATATGACATTTTTAACAATGTATCATTATACATGCCTGTATATGTGTTCAAGATCATATTGATTTTGATATGAGAGATCAATAAGAATCAATGATGACGGATGTGTAACGACTGGTAAACTATGCATCTATAGCCTCACTTAGTTTTCAGTTTTCACTTAAGAGTAAAGAAGAGAATCATCCGAAAGAGggttgtttctttttctttttatgcaTCTATAGCCTCGATGTGTAACGACTGGCtaacttttgtttctttttaggTGGAGATCTGTGGCGATGCATTTTTGGAACATAAATAATGGGTTGATGAGGGGAAGAAAACGTTACTTTACTCCTAAAACCAGGTATCAACCagatttaaaatgttttgaagGCTATATAGGCCGAATCTTGCATGTTTTTTATAACAGAACTAAGCGGATTTGGATGCTCctcttttctttaaaatataggCTACGTGATTCACGTTATTTCAAAAAGTTGTGTGAATTGCTGAATATAAGTAAACGTTGAGAGAGATTCAGAATTCATAGCAAGCAGAGGAAGATCATGAAGAGGCCTGTGAAATACTTTGTGGTAATTgtattctcttcttcttttggttTGAGTCTCTTTCCAAAGCTTTCTTCTTTTCCATTTCCAAAGAATGT
The window above is part of the Brassica napus cultivar Da-Ae chromosome C3, Da-Ae, whole genome shotgun sequence genome. Proteins encoded here:
- the LOC106421365 gene encoding uncharacterized protein LOC106421365 isoform X2; the encoded protein is MGSKIVFRSLTELFPQIDARILKAVAIEHPKDADLAAAVVISEIVPKFFPDDSSTQPENNKTPAVKVPDNKGRDMPNGALTGSETGASSSSGTVSSSETRTQLLKVMPNGNVDIQSKALIGIESGVISSAPPTFSLSGTKLTSDCWEGIDFHLTGNQAESSTSAVPKHVGDKLICPLADTSKSTLKHPKCSDDVGEAASGSLSDAELSGSVLVEETSKGSLEVENGDSELAGAFRSSVCRSTQGCKIDHLEQIIEDAKSNKKTLFIVMESIMNLMREVELQEKDAEKVKEDATRGGFDTLKKVEDLKKILAHAKEGNDMDAGEVYGERSVLATEVNELENRLLSLSEERDKSLSVLDEMRGVLEMRLAAALEIKNAAEKEIQEKEGSARKALDEQEAIMDKVVQESKLLQKEAEENSKLREFLMDRGRIVDSLQGEIYVICKDIRLLKEKFDNGVPLSQSITSSQTSCKLASSVSSMKSLLLEKPLDLSYEAPEASGNNKSAEASVNEGKEDERKELLEDGWDIFDKEIEL
- the LOC106421365 gene encoding uncharacterized protein LOC106421365 isoform X1, which codes for MGSKIVFRSLTELFPQIDARILKAVAIEHPKDADLAAAVVISEIVPKFFPDDSSTQPENNKTPAVKVPDNKVGRDMPNGALTGSETGASSSSGTVSSSETRTQLLKVMPNGNVDIQSKALIGIESGVISSAPPTFSLSGTKLTSDCWEGIDFHLTGNQAESSTSAVPKHVGDKLICPLADTSKSTLKHPKCSDDVGEAASGSLSDAELSGSVLVEETSKGSLEVENGDSELAGAFRSSVCRSTQGCKIDHLEQIIEDAKSNKKTLFIVMESIMNLMREVELQEKDAEKVKEDATRGGFDTLKKVEDLKKILAHAKEGNDMDAGEVYGERSVLATEVNELENRLLSLSEERDKSLSVLDEMRGVLEMRLAAALEIKNAAEKEIQEKEGSARKALDEQEAIMDKVVQESKLLQKEAEENSKLREFLMDRGRIVDSLQGEIYVICKDIRLLKEKFDNGVPLSQSITSSQTSCKLASSVSSMKSLLLEKPLDLSYEAPEASGNNKSAEASVNEGKEDERKELLEDGWDIFDKEIEL